From Macaca mulatta isolate MMU2019108-1 chromosome 1, T2T-MMU8v2.0, whole genome shotgun sequence, the proteins below share one genomic window:
- the THEMIS2 gene encoding protein THEMIS2 isoform X4, translating into MEPVPLQDFVRALDPETLPRVLRVCSGVYFEGSIYEISGNECCLSTGDLIKVTQVRLQKVVCENPRTSQTMELPCNFQGYFTPLNTPQSYETLEELVSATTQSSKQLPTCFMSTHRIVTEGRVVTEDQLLMLEAVVMHLGIRCARCVVGLEGQQVILHLPLSQKGPFRKWEPSAPRTLLQVLQDPALKDLVLTCPTLPWHSLILRPQYEIQAIMHMRRTIVKIPSTLEVDVEDVTASSQHVHFIKPLLLSEVLARQGPFPLSTEILEVPERRPIFLSPWLGSLQKGQRLCIYGLASPPWRVLASSKGRKVPRHFLVSGAYQGKLRRRPREFPTAYDLLGAFQPGQPLRVVATKDCEGEREENPEFTSLAVGDRLEVLGAGQAHGAQGNDLDVLVCQRLSDQAGEDEEEECEEEAESPERVLLPLHFPGSFVEEMSDSRRYSLADLTAQFSLPCEVKVVAKDSSHPTDPLTSFLGLRLEEKITEPFLVSSQVLGLQQHALLPKPKVKTLPKFTKDGSSTYRKIPAHRKGHRPAKPQRQDPDDDEHDYEEIVEHFQKTI; encoded by the exons GCTCCATCTATGAGATCTCTGGGAATGAGTGCTGCCTCTCCACAGGGGACCTGATCAAGGTCACCCAGGTTCGCCTCCAGAAGGTGGTCTGTGAGAACCCGAGGACCAGCCAGACCATGGAGCTCCCCTGCAACTTCCAGG GCTACTTCACTCCCCTCAACACCCCACAGAGCTACGAAACCCTGGAGGAGCTGGTCTCTGCCACAACTCAGAGCTCCAAGCAGCTGCCCACTTGCTTCATGTCGACCCACAGGATTGTCACAGAGGGCAGGGTGGTGACTGAGGACCAGCTCCTCATGCTTGAGGCTGTGGTGATGCACCTCGGGATCCGCTGTGCCCGCTGTGTCGTGGGCTTGGAGGGTCAACAGGTCATCCTGCACCTGCCCCTATCCCAGAAGGGGCCCTTCCGGAAATGGGAGCCCAGTGCCCCTCGAACTCTGCTCCAGGTCCTACAGGATCCAGCCTTGAAGGACCTCGTCCTcacctgccccaccctgccctggCATTCCCTGATCCTGCGGCCCCAGTATGAGATCCAAGCCATCATGCACA TGCGCAGGACCATTGTCAAGATCCCTTCCACCCTGGAGGTCGACGTGGAGGACGTCACCGCCTCCTCCCAGCATGTCCACTTCATCAAACCGCTGCTGCTGAGCGAGGTCCTGGCCCGGCAAGGCCCTTTCCCCCTGTCCACGGAGATCCTGGAGGTTCCTGAGCGCCGTCCCATCTTCCTCAGCCCGTGGCTGGGCTCCTTGCAGAAAGGCCAGAGGCTTTGCATCTATGGCCTAGCCTCACCACCCTGGCgggtcctggcctcaagcaagggCCGCAAGGTGCCCAGGCACTTCCTGGTGTCAGGGGCCTACCAGGGCAAGCTGCGGCGGCGGCCAAGGGAGTTCCCCACGGCCTATGACCTCCTAGGTGCTTTCCAGCCAGGCCAGCCACTCCGGGTGGTGGCCACTAAGGACTGTGAGGGTGAGAGGGAGGAGAATCCCGAGTTCACGTCCCTGGCTGTGGGTGACCGGCTGGAGGTGCTGGGGGCTGGCCAGGCCCATGGGGCCCAGGGCAATGACCTGGACGTCTTGGTTTGCCAGCGGCTGAGTGACCAGgctggggaggatgaggaggaagagtgtgaagaggaggcagagagccCAGAGCGGGTCCTGCTGCCCCTCCACTTCCCTGGCAGCTTCGTGGAGGAGATGAGTGACAGTCGGCGCTACAGCCTGGCGGATCTGACTGCCCAGTTCTCGCTGCCTTGTGAGGTCAAGGTGGTAGCCAAGGACAGCAGCCATCCCACTGACCCTCTGACCTCCTTCCTGGGCCTGCGGCTGGAGGAGAAGATCACAGAGCCATTCTTGGTG TCTTCTCAAGTCTTAGGATTGCAGCAACACGCTCTGCTGCCCAAACCCAAGGTGAAGACCTTGCCAAAGTTCACCAAGGATGGCTCCAGTACGTACAGGAAGATTCCTGCCCACAGGAAGGGCCACAGGCCCGCTAAGCCCCAAAGGCAGGATCCAG ATGATGATGAACATGATTATGAAGAAATAGTTGAGCACTTTCAGAAAACCATCTAA